The Drosophila mauritiana strain mau12 chromosome 2R, ASM438214v1, whole genome shotgun sequence genome has a segment encoding these proteins:
- the LOC117138662 gene encoding golgin subfamily A member 1: MFATLKNKIKEETGDDVVQSANQRYPGNNNNNYRLRSRRVSINSNSADDVGGGGFYNESEQLCQLRSQCNELTTKLSTVTQGLQQLQEEKMRVDKTNEILLESVRVAQTQKDIYCEEQEKIQNLQQIEIDKLKNLLSFREQESVDRMGLMRQQTQQIESLSEELERLRPIESVAEDLRDELEQLRHSTQQEKNLLTTTLAAVQEENRHLKKRMKIVEESRLESLGKLNSEQQVQALIREHKLLEQHLEEAHLQLSDIKGSWSGQNLALETQVSRLSKQVAEETTEKRKALKSRDDAIESRKQVSFELEKAKDEIKQRDDKVKLLEEEIDELSVALKECREENEQQILFERNKSQNLETEVKDLKTRLTAADDRFSEYSSNAEQVAQKLRAQVSEKQEQLDETIMQLEIEREEKMTAILRNAEIAQSEDILRQQLRLERSEASDLQERNNQLERDISETRQTLQQVSSTAQDNADKLTEFERVQLEIIEKNKTIKTLNQRLIDLKKTVQKELRSAQISTDSESHPTTTPGHRISSSSLEAFSTGDKGNCVIMDEVNFQYLKHVIVKFLTSREVEARHLVRAVSTLLQLTTEEEKLLHDTLNWKMSWFGMKPT; the protein is encoded by the exons ATGTTTGCCACACTGAAAAACAAGATCAAGGAGGAAACCGGCGATGATGTGGTCCAATCGGCCAATCAACGTTATcccggcaacaacaacaacaattaccGGCTACGTAGTCGCCGCGTTAGCATTAATTCCAACTCAGCTGATGATGTGGGCGGTGGCGGATTCTACAATGAG TCGGAGCAACTGTGCCAGTTGCGGAGTCAGTGCAACGAGCTCACCACGAAGCTGTCCACCGTCACGCAAGGattgcagcagctgcaggagGAGAAGATGCGCGTGGACAAGACCAACGAGATTCTGCTAGAGAGTGTGCGTGTGGCCCAGACGCAGAAGGACATATACTGCGAGGAGCAGGAGAAGATTCAGAATCTGCAGCAAATCGAAATTGATAAGCTGAAGAATCTGCTTAGCTTTCGGGAGCAGGAGTCGGTGGATCGCATGGGCCTCATGCGCCAGCAGACCCAGCAAATCGAGTCCTTGAGCGAGGAACTAGAACGGCTGCGTCCCATTGAATCCGTGGCCGAAGATCTACGCGACGAACTAGAGCAACTGCGACATTCCACACAGCAGGAGAAGAATCTGCTAACCACCACACTGGCGGCGGTACAGGAGGAGAACCGGCACCTCAAAAAGCGCATGAAGATCGTCGAAGAGTCGCGACTCGAGTCCCTGGGCAAACTGAACTCCGAGCAACAAGTGCAAGCCCTCATCCGGGAACACAAACTGCTGGAGCAGCACTTGGAGGAGGCCCATCTGCAGTTGTCGGACATCAAAGGCTCGTGGAGTGGCCAGAATCTGGCGCTGGAAACCCAAGTTAGTCGTCTATCAAAGCAAGTGGCCGAAGAGACCACCGAAAAGCGTAAGGCCCTTAAATCCCGCGACGATGCCATTGAAAGCCGCAAGCAGGTTTCATTCGAACTCGAAAAAGCCAAAGATGAAATAAAGCAGCGTGACGATAAG GTCAAGCTGCTGGAGGAGGAAATCGACGAACTTAGTGTGGCCCTGAAAGAGTGCCGAGAGGAGAACGAGCAGCAAATCCTCTTTGAGCGCAACAAATCT CAAAATTTGGAAACAGAGGTAAAAGATCTCAAGACTCGTCTCACGGCAGCGGATGACAGGTTCAGCGAGTACTCCTCAAATGCCGAGCAGGTGGCCCAAAAGCTAAGGGCTCAGGTGTCTGAAAAGCAGGAGCAGCTGGACGAAACCATAATGCAACTGGAAATCGAACGAGAGGAGAAAATGACTGCAATACTTCGCAATGCGGAAATCGCCCAGAGCGAAGACATTTTACGGCAGCAGTTGCGCTTGGAGCGCAGCGAGGCCTCCGACCTCCAGGAGAGGAATAATCAGCTGGAGAGGGATATATCCGAGACGCGGCAAACGTTGCAGCAGGTCAGTAGCACAGCACAGGATAATGCCGACAAGCTGACCGAATTCGAGCGAGTTCAGTTGGAAATAATCGAAAAGAATAAG ACAATAAAAACACTGAATCAGCGTTTGATTGACTTGAAGAAAACCGTGCAAAAGGAACTACGCAGTGCGCAGATATCCACAGACAGTGAATCTCATCCGACAACGACACCAGGTCACAGAATCTCAAGCTCATCGCTGGAGGCATTTTCAACTGGCGACAAGGGAAATTGCGTCATAATGGACGAAGttaattttcaatatttgaAACACGTAATTGTTAAGTTCTTGACCAGTCGCGAG GTGGAAGCTCGTCATCTTGTTCGTGCCGTATCCACTTTACTTCAATTGACAACCGAGGAGGAAAAGCTGCTGCACGACACATTGAATTGGAAGATGAGTTGGTTTGGCATGAAACCAACTTAA